The Flavobacterium sp. 123 genome contains a region encoding:
- a CDS encoding cytochrome c oxidase subunit 3, giving the protein MGSTVSTANSEEKTWGGGNEPMGASYGKLMMWFFIVSDALTFSGFLAAYGFSRFKFIETWPLADEVFTHFPFMHGVSAPMYYVALMTFILIFSSVTMVLAVDAGHQMKKNKVVVYMFLTIIGGLIFVGSQAWEWKNFIKGEYGAIETKGGSLLQFVDKDGHRVALADFAATLPEEREQLTRNKGRWFMSEPALPSYSVAEVQAGFKAHPDLLIRTEVITKEKKKTILSREESELRLSQASLVVEGANLTRNEYGSKLFADFFFFITGFHGFHVFSGVIINIIIFFNVLIGTYEKRKSYEMVEKVGLYWHFVDLVWVFVFTVFYLV; this is encoded by the coding sequence ATGGGATCGACAGTTAGTACTGCAAATAGTGAAGAAAAAACTTGGGGTGGCGGAAATGAGCCAATGGGAGCAAGTTATGGTAAATTAATGATGTGGTTTTTTATCGTATCAGATGCCTTAACGTTTTCTGGATTTTTAGCTGCTTATGGTTTTTCTAGATTTAAATTTATTGAAACATGGCCTTTGGCGGATGAGGTGTTTACTCACTTTCCATTCATGCATGGTGTATCTGCACCGATGTATTATGTAGCATTAATGACATTTATTTTGATTTTCTCTTCTGTAACAATGGTTTTGGCTGTTGATGCAGGACACCAAATGAAGAAAAATAAAGTAGTTGTTTACATGTTTCTAACCATTATCGGAGGTTTAATCTTCGTTGGTTCACAAGCTTGGGAATGGAAAAACTTCATTAAAGGAGAGTATGGAGCAATTGAGACAAAAGGAGGTAGCTTACTTCAGTTTGTTGATAAAGATGGTCACAGAGTAGCTCTGGCTGACTTTGCTGCAACATTGCCGGAAGAAAGAGAACAACTTACAAGAAATAAAGGAAGATGGTTCATGAGTGAGCCAGCTTTACCATCATACTCTGTAGCTGAAGTTCAAGCAGGTTTCAAAGCACATCCTGATCTTTTGATTAGAACTGAAGTTATTACTAAAGAAAAGAAAAAAACAATTTTATCAAGAGAAGAGTCTGAATTAAGACTGAGTCAAGCTAGTTTGGTAGTTGAAGGTGCAAATCTTACTAGAAACGAATACGGAAGTAAATTATTTGCTGATTTCTTCTTCTTTATCACTGGTTTCCACGGATTCCACGTTTTCTCTGGTGTAATTATAAACATCATCATCTTTTTTAATGTGCTTATAGGTACCTATGAGAAAAGAAAAAGCTATGAAATGGTTGAGAAAGTTGGATTATATTGGCACTTTGTAGATTTAGTTTGGGTATTTGTATTTACAGTATTCTATCTTGTTTAA
- the cyoE gene encoding heme o synthase has protein sequence MNTIPNPISIKSIYIDFKAITKAGLAISVVFSSIAGFVLGNNSFDSSSWIVLLKLAIGGYCMVGASNAFNQVIEKDLDALMDRTKNRPVPAGRMSSTVALVIASLLTIIGIALLFTINPKTAMFGAISIFLYTSIYTPLKTVTSLSVFVGAFPGAIPFMLGWVAATGNFGIEAGTLFLIQFFWQFPHFWAIGWFLFEDYEKAGFFMLPTGKKDKGTALQIILYTVWLIIASLLPVLGHTGQLYITPVAAVVVFLLGLWMLYYGVRLYKLRTAKAARTLMLVSVSYITLLQLVYIFDKFLR, from the coding sequence TTGAATACAATACCAAATCCTATTTCTATAAAATCTATATATATTGACTTTAAGGCAATTACTAAAGCAGGTTTAGCTATTAGTGTTGTGTTTTCGTCTATTGCGGGATTTGTGCTAGGAAATAATAGTTTTGATTCTAGCAGTTGGATTGTATTATTAAAGCTTGCTATTGGCGGATATTGTATGGTTGGAGCATCAAATGCTTTTAATCAGGTTATCGAAAAAGACCTCGATGCTTTAATGGATCGAACTAAAAACAGACCTGTTCCTGCAGGGAGAATGAGTTCGACAGTAGCATTAGTTATTGCTAGTTTGTTAACTATTATTGGTATAGCATTATTATTTACCATCAATCCTAAAACAGCAATGTTTGGTGCGATTTCAATATTTCTTTATACTAGTATTTATACGCCACTTAAGACGGTGACTTCTTTGTCAGTTTTTGTTGGGGCGTTTCCGGGAGCAATTCCTTTTATGTTAGGCTGGGTAGCTGCTACAGGGAATTTTGGAATTGAAGCGGGAACATTATTCTTGATTCAGTTTTTTTGGCAATTCCCTCATTTTTGGGCTATTGGTTGGTTTTTGTTTGAAGATTATGAAAAGGCAGGTTTCTTTATGCTTCCTACTGGAAAAAAAGATAAAGGAACAGCGCTTCAAATTATTTTATATACGGTTTGGCTTATTATTGCCTCTCTTCTGCCAGTTTTAGGTCATACAGGGCAATTGTATATTACGCCTGTCGCTGCTGTTGTGGTGTTTTTATTAGGTCTTTGGATGCTTTATTACGGAGTTAGACTTTATAAATTGAGAACTGCTAAAGCTGCAAGAACTTTAATGCTAGTAAGTGTTTCGTATATTACATTGTTACAATTAGTTTATATATTTGATAAATTTTTAAGATAG
- a CDS encoding DUF4403 family protein translates to MPKLIPVVLVFAFLILLTSCANSQKITTLKPEPDDAVPLVYENTPSFINLPISIKLKDIEKKTNTLLSGLIYEDNTIEDDNIEMKIWKLAPITIENNHGIGEEKIKTILPLKAVIKYRIGTKKLGVELYNTKEFNLNGMVTLLSDVNLTNWKLNTTTELKSLDWVESPTMTVFNKNIPITYLINPAVKIFRSKIEKKIDESISKSMDFKPNVIAALEKICTPFQLSETYESWLRIAPIEIYSTNIKLKNDTFLLDMGMKCNMETLIGKKPDTKFNANTIILKPVSKIPEQITANIAAVSTYQEASKIMTKNFYGQEFGSKTKKIKVQNVAIWHKDSKMIIALDVIGSINGTIYLAGFPQYNEETKEVFFDKLDYALDTKNKLMLTANWLAKGFVLRKIQQSCRYSIKPNLEEGKQSILAYLKNYSPMPGVFINGKMEDIQFQKIQLTNQAMIAFIKINGTVNVSVDGLK, encoded by the coding sequence ATGCCAAAACTCATTCCCGTAGTACTTGTATTTGCCTTTTTAATTTTACTTACTAGCTGTGCTAATTCTCAAAAAATCACAACGCTAAAACCTGAACCTGATGATGCTGTTCCTTTAGTTTATGAAAATACTCCCTCTTTTATCAACTTGCCTATTAGTATTAAGCTAAAAGACATTGAAAAGAAAACAAATACCCTTTTGTCTGGATTGATTTATGAAGATAACACTATCGAAGATGATAATATTGAAATGAAAATTTGGAAATTGGCGCCTATCACAATTGAAAACAATCACGGAATAGGAGAAGAAAAAATTAAAACTATTTTACCTTTAAAAGCGGTTATCAAGTACCGAATAGGAACTAAAAAATTAGGCGTTGAACTATACAACACAAAGGAATTTAACTTAAATGGCATGGTAACTTTACTGAGTGATGTAAACCTAACCAACTGGAAACTGAACACAACAACCGAATTAAAATCATTAGATTGGGTTGAAAGTCCAACTATGACTGTTTTTAATAAAAACATTCCAATTACTTATTTGATTAATCCAGCTGTTAAAATCTTCAGGTCAAAAATTGAAAAGAAAATCGACGAATCCATTTCTAAATCTATGGATTTCAAACCAAATGTAATTGCTGCTTTAGAAAAAATTTGCACACCATTTCAGCTGAGCGAAACTTATGAAAGTTGGCTTCGAATAGCTCCTATTGAAATCTATTCCACAAATATAAAACTCAAAAATGACACATTTCTTCTAGATATGGGAATGAAATGCAACATGGAAACTTTGATTGGCAAAAAACCGGATACAAAATTTAATGCAAATACCATTATTTTAAAACCTGTAAGCAAAATCCCTGAGCAAATTACCGCTAATATTGCTGCCGTTTCGACCTATCAAGAAGCTTCAAAAATAATGACCAAAAACTTCTATGGGCAAGAATTTGGTTCAAAAACCAAAAAAATTAAAGTTCAAAACGTAGCCATTTGGCATAAGGATAGCAAAATGATTATTGCCTTAGATGTGATTGGATCAATAAATGGAACGATTTATTTAGCTGGATTTCCGCAGTATAATGAAGAAACCAAAGAAGTGTTTTTTGACAAACTGGATTATGCTTTGGACACAAAAAACAAATTGATGCTAACTGCAAATTGGCTAGCCAAAGGATTTGTTTTAAGAAAAATTCAGCAAAGTTGTCGCTACTCCATAAAACCCAATTTAGAAGAAGGCAAACAAAGTATTTTAGCATATTTGAAAAATTATTCTCCTATGCCTGGTGTATTTATAAATGGAAAAATGGAAGATATTCAATTTCAAAAAATACAATTGACTAACCAAGCCATGATAGCCTTTATAAAGATTAATGGAACTGTGAATGTTTCAGTAGATGGGTTAAAATAA
- a CDS encoding DUF420 domain-containing protein: MRENSIEQKSSSFIIIVSILIPVVVAILFGVKLKDYGFDIEPLSFLPPIYATTNAITAVILVAAVIAIKNGNRKLHERLMTTAIALSVAFLVMYVAYHMTSDSTKFGGEGTIRFVYFFILITHIILSIAIIPLVLITYVRALANKFDKHKIIAKITFPIWLYVAVTGVIVYLMISPYYVN; this comes from the coding sequence ATGAGAGAAAATTCGATAGAACAAAAAAGCAGTAGTTTTATAATTATCGTTTCCATTCTAATCCCAGTTGTGGTAGCTATTCTTTTTGGAGTTAAACTAAAAGATTATGGGTTTGATATAGAGCCACTAAGTTTTTTGCCGCCTATATACGCTACGACTAATGCCATAACTGCAGTTATTTTGGTTGCAGCAGTTATTGCTATAAAAAACGGAAATAGAAAACTTCATGAGCGGTTAATGACCACTGCAATTGCGTTGTCAGTAGCTTTTCTTGTGATGTATGTTGCATATCATATGACCTCTGATTCAACAAAATTTGGTGGAGAAGGCACAATTAGATTCGTTTACTTTTTCATATTGATAACGCACATAATTCTTTCTATTGCAATTATTCCTTTAGTCCTGATTACTTATGTAAGAGCATTGGCCAATAAATTTGACAAGCACAAAATAATCGCAAAAATCACCTTTCCTATTTGGTTATACGTTGCTGTTACTGGAGTGATTGTTTATCTAATGATTTCACCCTATTATGTTAATTAA
- a CDS encoding VanZ family protein: MSIPNLDKIVHAFFHFSFTILWFLFFQKHYKEANSNKLLIITVLLSICFGITIEILQELFTTTRKADVFDVLANFSGAMLASGLILYLKKQKSNLI, from the coding sequence ATGTCGATCCCAAATTTAGATAAAATTGTTCATGCATTTTTTCATTTTTCATTTACAATCCTTTGGTTTTTATTTTTTCAAAAACATTACAAAGAAGCAAATAGTAATAAATTACTAATTATAACAGTACTGCTTTCCATTTGTTTTGGGATTACCATCGAGATATTACAAGAATTATTTACAACTACCCGAAAGGCAGATGTGTTTGATGTTTTAGCAAATTTTTCAGGAGCAATGCTTGCTAGTGGTTTAATCTTGTATTTAAAAAAACAAAAATCTAATTTGATATAA
- a CDS encoding SCO family protein, protein MLKNKSYIGISFIVLIFGIYAIPKIVDRIKNGDVVKGDRLDKVTTHQNDTKNLVLIGPAPKFKLVNQDNKQITNEDYKGKVYVLEFFFSTCPSICPKMNASMLTIEDKFFGNPNFGIVSISIDPAHDTPEILKKHASFLGVKSSSWNFLTGDKEYIFNLANKGFNLYAGENSKVSGGFEHSGLFALIDKNGNIRCRKDDFGNPILYYDGLDKKGVRNIQQDINTLLNE, encoded by the coding sequence ATGCTTAAAAATAAATCATACATTGGAATTTCTTTTATCGTACTGATCTTTGGAATTTACGCTATTCCTAAGATTGTAGATAGGATTAAAAATGGTGATGTTGTAAAAGGAGATCGTTTGGATAAAGTTACAACACATCAAAATGACACTAAAAATTTGGTGCTAATAGGGCCAGCTCCAAAATTTAAATTAGTAAATCAAGACAATAAACAAATTACTAATGAAGATTATAAGGGTAAAGTTTATGTCTTAGAATTTTTCTTTTCAACCTGTCCTTCTATTTGTCCTAAAATGAATGCCAGTATGTTGACTATTGAAGATAAATTCTTTGGTAATCCTAATTTTGGAATCGTTTCTATAAGTATAGATCCAGCCCACGACACACCTGAAATTCTAAAAAAACACGCTAGTTTTCTAGGAGTTAAATCTTCTAGTTGGAACTTTTTGACAGGAGATAAAGAGTATATTTTTAATCTTGCCAATAAAGGATTTAATCTTTATGCTGGAGAGAACAGTAAAGTAAGCGGAGGTTTTGAGCATTCAGGTTTGTTTGCTTTGATTGACAAAAACGGGAATATCCGTTGTAGAAAAGACGATTTTGGAAATCCAATTTTATATTATGATGGGTTGGATAAAAAAGGAGTGAGAAATATTCAACAAGACATTAATACATTATTAAACGAATAA
- a CDS encoding energy transducer TonB → MKKGLLLLFLALYTCFSYSQELSGNALPERFPVFSGCENLQGVTLENCFYDQVQDFVFQNFNVSESLKQNNFNGTVKVLFEVDETGTFKVIYVDAVEEDLVKETKRVFAKFPKIKPATYNGKATYSKYTISIAIPLKTKEQIAAEAKAKSEILNNTTTKLTELDSLVYKKYTNPEFESHLNIPFSHSYYAEFDASINKIGSNNHTASKPYTYAEVSKYYDFKKVNEKNKKEASGWWSRKLWNESMVEIQGEGYWFTVNPIFDLQVGKASQSDVSYTYVNTRGINFRGGIGKQINFTTTVFESQGRFADYFNQYAESIKPAGGNPAIIPGIGIAKDFKTDSYDFPLAEANLTYAASKNFDLQLGYGRNFIGDGYRSLLESDGASPYPYFKINTNFWKIKYTNTYMWLKDVRPEVTIERTYATKFMANHYLSWNVSNKLNLGFFESVIWTNTNNRGFDKSFINPIIFYRTVEFASSARTGNALLGLTYKYKWNNQVNLYGQFLLDEFSLGEIKSVDNSWKNKFGYQLGAKYYNAFHVDNLLLQLEYNHVRPYVYSHSDPITNYGHNNQSMGHQWGGNAKEFIVIARYHKGRYFADAKITTGTRGLDFNTTEDSYNYGGNIYKDYDENRPFDSGVKVGQGNKTAVFITDLQVGYLINPATNLKFFGSYIYRSFDPSQNTATTFNQSTNWFTIGLRADIFNWYFDY, encoded by the coding sequence ATGAAGAAAGGTTTGTTATTGTTATTTTTAGCATTATATACTTGTTTTAGCTATTCTCAAGAATTAAGCGGTAATGCTTTACCCGAAAGATTTCCTGTTTTTTCGGGATGTGAAAATCTGCAAGGGGTAACCTTAGAAAATTGCTTTTATGACCAAGTTCAAGATTTTGTTTTCCAAAATTTTAATGTTTCTGAAAGCTTAAAACAAAATAATTTTAATGGAACTGTAAAAGTCCTTTTTGAAGTAGATGAAACGGGAACTTTCAAAGTTATTTATGTAGATGCTGTTGAAGAAGATTTAGTAAAAGAAACAAAAAGAGTTTTTGCTAAGTTTCCTAAAATTAAACCTGCTACTTATAATGGAAAAGCTACGTATTCAAAATATACTATTTCAATTGCAATACCTTTAAAAACTAAAGAACAAATTGCCGCTGAAGCAAAAGCTAAATCGGAGATTCTTAATAATACAACTACAAAACTTACGGAATTAGACAGTTTAGTTTATAAGAAGTATACTAATCCAGAGTTCGAGAGTCACCTTAATATTCCCTTCTCTCATAGTTATTATGCGGAATTTGATGCTTCAATTAATAAGATTGGAAGTAACAATCATACGGCTTCTAAACCGTATACGTATGCCGAAGTTTCGAAATATTATGATTTTAAAAAAGTTAACGAAAAGAATAAAAAAGAAGCTTCAGGATGGTGGTCTAGAAAATTATGGAACGAGAGTATGGTCGAAATCCAAGGCGAAGGATATTGGTTTACTGTAAATCCTATATTTGATTTGCAAGTGGGTAAAGCATCTCAAAGTGATGTTTCTTACACATATGTAAATACTAGAGGAATTAATTTTAGAGGAGGAATTGGGAAACAAATCAATTTTACCACAACTGTTTTTGAAAGCCAAGGACGATTTGCGGATTATTTCAATCAATATGCTGAATCAATTAAGCCTGCAGGAGGTAATCCTGCTATAATACCGGGCATTGGAATTGCCAAAGATTTCAAAACGGATTCCTATGATTTTCCTTTGGCGGAAGCCAATTTAACGTATGCAGCAAGCAAGAATTTTGATTTACAATTAGGTTATGGAAGAAATTTTATAGGAGATGGATACCGTTCTTTGTTAGAAAGTGACGGAGCTAGTCCATACCCATATTTCAAAATAAATACTAATTTTTGGAAAATAAAATATACGAATACCTACATGTGGCTTAAAGATGTTCGCCCAGAAGTTACAATCGAAAGAACGTATGCTACAAAGTTTATGGCCAATCATTACTTAAGTTGGAATGTTTCAAATAAATTAAATTTAGGATTTTTCGAGTCTGTGATTTGGACTAATACCAATAATAGAGGTTTTGATAAGAGTTTTATAAATCCTATTATTTTTTACAGAACAGTTGAATTTGCTTCTTCGGCTAGAACTGGAAATGCACTTTTAGGACTTACCTATAAATATAAATGGAATAATCAAGTTAATCTCTATGGGCAATTTTTACTTGATGAATTTTCTCTTGGTGAAATTAAAAGTGTAGACAATAGTTGGAAAAATAAATTTGGATATCAGTTGGGAGCTAAATATTACAATGCTTTTCATGTTGATAATTTATTGCTTCAGTTGGAATACAATCATGTGCGTCCTTATGTGTATTCTCATAGTGACCCTATTACAAACTATGGGCATAACAACCAAAGCATGGGGCATCAATGGGGTGGTAATGCAAAAGAGTTTATTGTAATTGCTCGTTATCATAAGGGGAGGTATTTTGCAGATGCTAAAATTACTACAGGAACACGTGGTTTGGATTTTAATACGACTGAGGATAGTTACAATTATGGCGGTAATATTTATAAAGATTATGATGAAAACAGACCCTTTGATTCAGGAGTGAAAGTTGGTCAAGGAAATAAAACAGCAGTCTTTATTACAGATCTTCAAGTAGGATATTTAATAAATCCGGCAACGAATTTAAAATTTTTCGGAAGTTATATTTACAGAAGTTTTGATCCAAGTCAGAATACGGCAACTACTTTTAACCAAAGTACAAATTGGTTCACAATAGGGTTGAGAGCAGATATTTTCAATTGGTATTTTGACTATTAA
- the deoC gene encoding deoxyribose-phosphate aldolase gives MNVRQYLDSTYLKTAEQEGISETESVLIAKRFIQEAIDEHFKLIMIRPNRVALAKKMIAEAHSNLQIGTVIDFPEGKSSLDEKVLEANEAIKNGADDLDFVCNYEAFKSGEVDLVKQEILACTTLGLANHKVVKWIIEVAALTDTQIIQLSCLIKNLVISNFKEESFSSVFVKSSTGFFKTKNNLPNGATVSSITLMLENAFPLPVKAAGGVRTYDEAIEMIQLGVKRIGTSGAKAIANGESTQIDY, from the coding sequence ATGAATGTCAGACAATATCTAGACTCTACTTATTTAAAAACCGCAGAGCAAGAAGGAATTAGTGAAACGGAAAGTGTTTTAATCGCTAAGAGATTTATTCAAGAAGCAATTGATGAACATTTTAAGCTTATTATGATTCGTCCCAATAGAGTTGCGCTGGCTAAAAAGATGATTGCTGAAGCACATTCAAATTTGCAGATTGGTACTGTGATTGATTTTCCAGAAGGCAAATCTAGTTTAGACGAAAAGGTATTAGAAGCTAATGAGGCAATCAAGAATGGTGCTGATGATTTAGATTTTGTATGTAATTATGAGGCTTTTAAGAGCGGTGAAGTTGATTTAGTTAAACAAGAAATTCTTGCATGTACAACCTTAGGGTTGGCTAATCATAAAGTAGTAAAATGGATAATTGAAGTTGCGGCTCTAACTGATACGCAAATTATACAATTGTCTTGTTTGATTAAAAATTTGGTAATTTCAAATTTTAAAGAAGAATCGTTTTCTTCTGTTTTTGTGAAATCATCTACCGGTTTTTTTAAAACCAAAAACAATTTGCCTAATGGCGCCACAGTTTCATCGATTACTTTAATGCTTGAAAACGCCTTTCCGCTTCCTGTGAAGGCTGCTGGAGGTGTTAGAACTTATGATGAAGCTATTGAAATGATACAATTGGGAGTAAAACGAATAGGAACTTCAGGAGCTAAAGCAATTGCAAATGGAGAAAGCACACAAATTGATTATTAA
- the gcvH gene encoding glycine cleavage system protein GcvH, with the protein MSIPANLKYTKDHEWVSLEGDIATVGITHFAQKELGDIVYVEVETLDQTLEKDEVFGTVEAVKTVSDLFLPLSGEIIAFNDALESAPESVNSDPYGAGWMIKVKVSNLDEVDSLLSSESYKELIGA; encoded by the coding sequence ATGAGTATACCAGCAAATTTAAAGTACACAAAAGATCACGAATGGGTGAGTTTAGAAGGTGATATCGCTACAGTGGGAATTACCCATTTCGCTCAAAAAGAATTGGGAGATATTGTTTATGTTGAGGTTGAAACACTTGATCAGACTTTAGAAAAAGATGAGGTTTTTGGAACAGTTGAGGCTGTAAAAACAGTTTCAGATTTATTTCTTCCTTTGTCTGGAGAAATTATCGCTTTTAATGATGCTTTGGAAAGTGCTCCTGAAAGTGTGAATTCTGATCCTTACGGAGCAGGATGGATGATAAAAGTAAAAGTATCTAACTTAGATGAAGTGGACTCCTTATTATCAAGCGAATCATACAAAGAATTGATTGGTGCTTAA
- a CDS encoding cytochrome C oxidase subunit IV family protein, whose product MSHEHVSNTGRIWKVFGILSAVTIIEVYLGIIKPEFLHMNNFLSMNLLNWIFYALTIFKAYYIVWAFMHMEGEKSTLRNAVVLPVIFLVLYILFILLTEGDYIYGVFKNSTIKWNF is encoded by the coding sequence ATGTCACACGAACACGTCTCTAATACCGGTAGAATCTGGAAAGTATTTGGAATATTATCTGCCGTTACAATTATAGAAGTTTATTTAGGGATTATTAAACCTGAGTTTCTTCACATGAACAATTTTTTAAGTATGAATTTGCTTAACTGGATATTTTATGCGCTTACAATCTTTAAAGCATATTATATCGTATGGGCTTTTATGCACATGGAAGGTGAAAAAAGTACTTTGAGAAATGCAGTTGTTTTACCAGTAATTTTTCTAGTATTATATATTCTTTTCATTCTATTGACTGAGGGGGATTATATTTATGGGGTTTTTAAAAATTCTACCATTAAATGGAATTTTTAA
- a CDS encoding cytochrome c oxidase subunit 3, with protein sequence MEITMTTEEQKSRTARSYKLILLFAMVSMTMMFAGLTSAFVVSKSRADWLKDFQLPTAFYFSTIAIIGCSVTFHLAKKAIQKDHQGRTTTFLLSTLALGILFVILQFVGFGQIVANGYYFTGQASSITTTFLYIVTVVHLLHLAGGLISLLIIIYNHFKQKYNSTQTLGIELGAMYWHFLDLLWVYLFLFLFFFK encoded by the coding sequence ATGGAAATTACAATGACAACAGAGGAACAAAAATCCAGAACGGCAAGATCATATAAATTGATATTGTTGTTTGCTATGGTGAGTATGACGATGATGTTTGCAGGACTAACGAGTGCTTTTGTGGTAAGTAAGTCTAGAGCAGATTGGTTGAAAGATTTTCAATTGCCAACAGCGTTTTATTTTAGTACAATAGCAATAATCGGATGTAGTGTTACTTTTCATTTAGCAAAAAAAGCAATACAAAAAGACCACCAAGGAAGAACAACTACGTTTCTTTTGTCTACTTTAGCATTAGGAATTTTATTTGTTATCTTGCAATTTGTAGGATTCGGTCAAATTGTTGCAAACGGGTATTATTTTACGGGACAAGCAAGTTCAATTACAACAACATTTCTTTATATTGTGACGGTTGTTCACTTGTTACACCTGGCTGGAGGGCTTATTTCTCTTTTAATTATTATTTATAATCATTTTAAACAAAAATACAATTCAACACAAACTCTTGGAATTGAACTAGGTGCGATGTATTGGCACTTTCTTGATTTATTGTGGGTTTATTTATTTTTATTTTTATTTTTCTTTAAATAA